The genomic interval TTGTTGCATAGCTGATGGTTgatgaaaatgttaaattacattaaatgtgGATTTCTGGCCGCGATAGTACatgttgtttttgtaatataaaatgcatGTATTATCTAgaatttttgagaaaaataattgagtgatattaaaaacaataatgctatcaaaaacaaattcaaacgTAATCAGGGTAAAATTTATTCTGTACAATTCagaaaataagtataagtaaCTAAggatcaaaacaaaaatttgtaaacaaatctgCGAACATCggctacaaaaatatttgttgataaGGCTATAAATacccaataaaataaaacaaagcgTTCAAATAGgctaaaaacataaataaaattgtaatcgGCTTTGGGGAACAAGAAGGAAAATGTTCACAATCCGACGAGAGATTGACTTGTAGCGTAAGCTGAGGAAGACGTCTATAATCCCACGCTTATGCACCAAGGGCAACATAGTAACGAATGTACAGAAatctatttacataaatgtttataaaatcacaatctTTCAGATGTTCTAATTCTCCGCAGCTCTCCACAAATAATAACCTTTTTATACTAAGTCACAGATGTTACTTATGTAaatacgtaataaaaaaaatatctaatactattttatagcCCTGTTTCTAGCTGAGTCAAAGACAGCGTTTTGATagacatttaataattaattaggaataatcttttattcagcaagtaacattttcttaaatacaGTGTGAATTCTATACTTTCGTTATTGTGTGATCAGGGTGAAGATGCCGCTATTTGGGGAACGGCTTTGGACAGATTAAACGGTTTGCGACGCGTGCTCCGTTTGTCTTGTGTCCATCATTTGTGTATTCTGTGTATATTCTGAGTAAACCTTAAGACTACCTATGGTTTTGTAGTACGTACATGAATGAATAGGagagaaaaaaagaaattctcATCGGAAATTTCATGGCAACGATCTGAAGAAAATTCTCGGAAATTGCCTGACCACTTCGGGATAAATGGTTGGCAAAAGGAAGCTACTATAGAGAGGAGAGTGGAAGGATGATTAGTTTAGGAGCTACATATATTTAGACAATGCACAAAAATAggtatactataaaaataattggaaAGATTACGTCTAAAAATTGTACATAGTATTAATGGAATTCTGTGTTCACACGACCGCTTTCACCACAATTTAGGACTTGCCAAAACAAACAGTCAATGtatcaaatcaattaatatcCAATTAGGTGTTTGCTACAAGTTTCCCTAACTTTAAATTTCAGTGTAAGGTGTTTGAATGGCAAGCAACTCGTCATTATTCAGACTTAGTACGATATTTATTGAGGAAAGGAAGACAATTATTTTgcgcgcggcttcgcccgcgtgattcttccacgggaacattttTTCAGGATAAGGTCTTTTGTACTTCAACTTACATatatgctaaatttcaagaagaagTGAAGCAGagaaagcgtgaagaggtaaaaaacaaacatattactttcgcatttataatattagttgggattgtaTCGTGTCAATAATAGTCATAACTTACCACTAAgcagcaaatatatttttttaattagcgtTATCTGTATTGCCCATAAGTTGACTGCAAAGTCCAACTCTCTCTTTCacctatattaattatatatttctatttttatttggctATAACAAGCATTAATTCCAACTATTATACTTCTACAAATTGTATTAcatgcaataaagttaaaaaaaacagggttgcactccgggagtggcggcagaagtgaaaacttgaatattaacgttatgCATTTTTGaagtcttacgaattttcgatcagggtcacgtgtcctgctgcgagttaaacattttttacacatCACAAAAATTGCATAACGCCGCTgcagaagttttcacttcaaaaaaactCAATAATGCTAGGTATCTGAAACTAGGAAGCTATTTGGTTCACGTGGAACTCCGCAGCAAGCAAGTGTATTCAAAGTGTAGTGTCACCGTCGCGCCCACAACTCAACTTGCCTCGCGCCACTCACTGAATTATCATAACTTTCCGCCCGCCTAGCGTCTGCGACATTACTCAATTTGGTGAAGGTGAGCCCGCGAATACCGATGAGGTTACCGATATTAGATTTGATGCATTATCGTGTTATTGAACTTTTTTCAAAGATGCGGTGAAGTTTTTCAGGGTTACAAGACTTACAAGGATTTTCTTCACATCTGAATCGAAAGACATTTTTCTTAGGGCctagaaatattataagacAGTAAAATATCTTATAGGCATGatttatactaaattaaagtttttaaatgtacagataaaatattactagcggcccgtcccggctacgctcgtgtaaaaccataattgatcacaatatctattaaatccgcatcaaaatccgtaaCGTAGTTTTAAGATCCAAGCATACATATGGTCAGACAAACAGCGGGATAcagctttgttttatacgaGAGGTATGTGTGAATACATCATCAGGTATGTGAGCATTTATCATTGCATCCAATTGAAAATCGCACCGTATCCCGTCATCGCGGCATTACTCGCATTTAACATTCAAAAAACTGTCCCCGATTGTTCATATCGATCTGCCGTATATGTGTGGGTGTTAATTCATATGTGCCTCGTTAATTTTCCTTAACACCCGCGTGTGGAGCCGCGGCCTAatgaatttcaatttgttgTCCGCGTGgacggttttttttaaaaacaaacgaaTAACACCGCACTCTGGCTCGCAGTTATCTAGGGATTAGGGAATACACGTTTGCGTTTTGAGTGTTATATGTGGCCCATTTTTGAAacgttttgttttgaatttattggCTCGACGTCGCGTTGTAATTAagttaaacaatttttcatcGTAGAATAGAAGGTGACATAATGGAACATCAGTAAAAAGTATAGGTACattcaaaaatgtatgaaaaatattttacatagaaTATAGGCACGCAATTCTTAAATTTaagaacatataaaatatactttttataccaaaatttCTAGAGCTCgcaatatcaaatttaataaataggtagataCATTTCTTTTTACCAAAAATCATAACGTTACGGTAAAAAGGTATGTATTAAGTAAAGGtagtatttattaactttgatAGTTCACGGAAACAGCTCTCATGTACTAAAATCGTAAAGTAATTTCTATTTGAAATTCTGCGAAATGTCAGAAATATGTCAGTGAAATGTTCTAAATTGGTAGTAATTGTTATGAGCGaactaaaaactaattatCGTCTAACGGTAGTTTCAAAATCGCAATAACATTGTCAGTTTACCGTTCTTATACTTTTTTGTGGCCATTTCTTTCTTGCTCCATTTAAGTTGCACAACCATTTACATATAACAGTAAACTAAGGGAAAGGTGCCGCTACcttaaaaaaactgttttacaTTTGGGATCTACTTTTTACCATTTGTAGGGCAATAATATCGACCTTGCCAAAACAAGgagtgatatttttataacgtttgcagttacttaaaaaaaatgtggaaCCGTTAGTTTTGTTGGATGTTTTGTGGCTGTTTTTAGCAAATTGTACCAAGAAATTACGACGATTTGAAGGATTAATACGATTTTGAAGGAGCCGAGTATCTAATGGAATGGAAATATCTAAAGACTTGACATCTTTGGCTATAGTCTGGGATTTGTGTGTTACATTGTAAGtgtaaatctttttattatttgttttatattcagtTGTATAAATTCCTTGCCTATGTTTCCACGTTACATCTACGTTATAAAATTTCTGTGTCCTTTTATTTCGTCTATGAATGCCTTTCTTGGCTTCCTTTTATCtcttatagtttaattttttcttatagGGAGATAAAATCTATGGCAGGGAACTAAGAGAATGGAAAATACTCAATCGACAAGGACctcattcataatttattgacgatgatgtgtaattttttgtgtaatataatGGCTATAACCCCGTTTTGCAcaccttaataaatataataaaagaaataaatctaCATAGGTATGTAACTACGTATATACGTCATAACTTCATTCGCCACGAAGCCCACTGCTAACCCGTTGCATACACAAATTGCTCCTAAATACGTTTCGGGTCCGTCGGTCCACTGGCGGCTAGTCATTAACTAGCGGAAGCAAGTACAGGAACCAATTTCCGAGCCTTCGCCAATTAACGCCATTGGGTGCCGGAGACCAGACGCCGACCGAAGGGTTAGCAAGATGTTTGTTATGATTTACGAGCTCGAATTAGGGTACCTTATGCACACATGGGCTATAGTCCGACCAAATTCGGGCTTCCTAAAGTAACGCCACTACATATTGCTCTCTTTCGACGTTGTGCAGTCAATTACATATCAAGCTACGCTGCTTGAATTTCTGTGCGGTGGTAATAACGACGAAAATGCATTGAATTTGGGTATGCTGACGTATCGTGAACTGTGCGTTTTCACAAAGTTAATATTGAAACTGAGCAATGTAAGTTGAAATACGGAGATTATGTAATACGAACACCTTTAGTCTCACCCCCTTTTAAATCATGGATGAAAATGTCCAATCTTAGCCCAACTCTCGACTTGCGATTAGGTGTAAGACGGCGTTTGAGGGTTAACACTCGCTTTAGGTATATGGCGTAATGGCGGTCTATGTATCGGATACCGTATGAGTTTTGGATTAGGGTTGAGATGAACATCTTGAAATGAATTAAGTTATTGTGCACGTTGCCGAAATAGCGCAAGTTAAGCTGGAATTAGAGGCCAATGAAAGCTCGTAAAGATAAattaacacaataaatatctatgacttataaaagaatatttttcatgttcaatttatattatatgtatatttatatatattttatttatttatatttattgaatatatttcacCTACTAGTAATCCGTTTGAAGTggtttaattgtttatatagCGTGGGCAAATACTGATCTCCCATATACGAGCCTTTACGATTTGacgaaaaaattatatctaaaaataaagtgatacttaaataaatacgttAACAATCAAGACAATATTTAAGTACGAACCAaaagcattattttattatagtttacaAACAGTTTCTTCATatcatataatttcttatctCTTCATAAACAACAATAGAGGCAAAACGCAAAGAGAGTTGGAAATAAAACGACCAGAGAGATACAAAAAGTTGGGTCGAACACACAGTAGCTTTCTTCggcaaaatgttattttataaccgAAGTTACTCCGGCTCatgtaaacaaatgttttaggacattttatggtttttattGCATCTGGTTCTTCTTTTGAAGTTGCCGCCTTTAGTCCAGCCGACTTTCTATTTGATACTTGTGGTGTTTTACCTAAGTTTTATAcgagtaaatttattttattaaaataacttgtgAGGACTGGACAAAAATCATTTGGCTGTATTATACAGCCAAAAGATGATGACAAAAGTTGTATCGAATTATTtccgtattttttaaaataatcctCTCAATGGTCTGTGTCTTccggaattagtaggtactccgacggagtacctactaatgtCCATGGTGTTTTCTCATTAAATTCATGAAGTCAAAAGCAATATTAACATTCATTCTAACGccattttcacgtcatatgTCAAgccgaaaaaaatattcatcaaaagacaatttttttcatttttctagtgagaaatatatgaaattttatttattcatttcattagCCGTTCGAAGTGTTCTACggagatttttcaaaatttttcctGATACGGACGGAAGGaatggaataaatattaataatacagGAGGGTTTGCGTTCCAAATTACGCAAAGGAGCGCGGAGTGTTGACGACTCCTAATTTGAAGTAATTTGCATAGATTATGCCAGTTCGCTGAGTGCCAATCTTTTTAAGTGGCTTCTTCTACTCATTTTGTGTTTCTGCCGCGGACcaataagaaatttattatattcacagCACCTTTTgagatttttgtatataaattttgtgaggGCTTCCCTTTGTTTCTTGTTGTTTTGTGTAACGAATTGTGTAATGAGATTAGCATTCGTGACGTAACTCCTagctttatattattttgtagattagctacatatttaatttcatctctgcaatttttatagttttttgaaaatgatagGGGAGATATTTAAATGAACGTATGCATCAGTATACTGGTCTGCAGTGGCAAACTGCACACCTAGTGCACGGCTAAAAAGTTTgaaatacatttgaaaaagCAAAGTTAACGCGCCCCGCGCCGTCCGACGTCGCGCGACCGCCGCATATCTCTCCGGCAAATATCACCTAATCCCTGCCCACCCTCTGTAAGCCAACATTATCTCATGTTATTTTCCGATATTACCCCGTTCCACGAGGGCCTGGCCACGTAAATCaaatttatgacatttttatacacgcattaaaatgttatcagAGATGTCTTTCCATTCCATTGTCCAGGCCCTGTTATCAACCTTTTTCACTTTCCAGTTTTATGGCAATTTTGTATGGATGTTTGTTCTATAGTATTTCtcacaaagaaaattattcgTTATAGGTAtcaaccatagataaaattaatttgttttatctatggtatcaataatagtatagccactacaaacattattttcgaTTTCGGAACGTATGGTATTTATTACTTGTTGTTGGccgaaaacaaaatacaaaaaaatcaagttaatgaattttgaatatcGAATGCCTAATGGCGCTTAAGTGATGCTTCATATAGGCAATGGCCGTAGGTTTTCGAATAAAACCCGGTTGGGCATTTAGAGTGTCCATTTAGATTTTTCCCGGTGTGATTGAGCCCGGGGCATGCGGGCGCCCTGGatagaaacaataaaagcaTAACCCTATCTTATCGACATGCGATGTCGGGATCTGGCCTCAGGCCCGTTGGTTCCTGCTTTGTCACTgaatcagttttatttttttttatcctattGAGAATTAAATCCTATCATTTTTGGCAGATATCTCATTTTCAAAAGTTTACGCCCAGTTGTACAAATCAAGTTTAAGGAATATTATGTTGTCATAATTCTCCTAattttacatacctatatagcAGCAATGTCGCAAAGTTTGAAATCGTTGAAAGAAtaacttataatttaaaaataatgcctTGAGAAAACAAATTCCGGTGCCTGCTGGGTATAAAAACGTCTGTATCTTGTGCCGATACAGATGTTTTTCATGCTCACTTAAATTGTACAAATTGAAACCGCATTAGAGTTGTGGAGAAACGCATTCTAGGTGTTAAACTAAACTGATCGTGCGACTTGTGTGATTCATGTggtaaatttatgaataaaaacaatatatatattatgcaaataaaaaccCAAGTTCAAGACGCAATAAAAATGACTTCGTGTTTGTACATAGGTACAGATGTAGGATGGTGGTTATTGCATAGTTTGAAGTTATTTACTAAAACTCTGCACGTCTTATTAGGACTTTAAACAAATAAGCAATTCTTCCTTCACTgcattacattaataatgttCTGTCCGACAAATTTCGACCATGGCAACTACTTTAGCTAGCCACAATTTTGACCCTCATTTAATAGAACGATGAGATGTTTCTTTTCAACATAAGCAGcatttatcagtaatatttaACTAGCATTTCAAATGAACTCGGCAAGTAACGCGAGCAATCACTGCATTGAAGTATTCgtgaaacaaaattttcaaatacaaaatacactCACAGATACAGAGCCGGTGTCTGGCCACAGCTTTTTAATACTGCAAAATGGGGTGGTCGTTCGTTGTATGTACAATATATGGGAGCCGGTGTTCACCAAAAAGGGAATCATAAGCCCGACGCCTGCGAGATGCGAATCAAAGCTCGACATAATGAGGAACCTCTATTCACTGAAATACACAGAGCTAAAAAcactagataaatatttaattatcttgGATTTACAAGGTGATCAACACATCTTACTGAGCTAAATCCAAACAGAAGCCCTCTTTCCTTCTTCTTACTTACTTCCCTCGAAGACTATTTTCCGCTGCTAATCTTGTATAGACGCATCGTCTTTTTGGTGGGCGAGTAGATAAAGTGAGATCCAGAGTTAGATCTCAGGATAATTCGATCGAAAAGACCAAACCCCGAATGAAATGGGatatacattatgtataaaCGATGCCTAtggtacatttatttaaattcaggGCAAGTTTTCGCATGTAATTTAAACttacaatttcaaaatgataaaaaagtcttgttaataaataaacctcCTTGCTTTGccgtattttaaaaatttcacatCATActgactaaaaatataaaatttgttaatctGTGATGTTAATCCAGGCCATGCCCACGTGCCAAAATTTTACgtgaattttattgaaatccgTTCGGTGTTTTTTGCATGATAATATAGGTAACAAATATCCTGaacattttcttttcactTTGAATATTCAGTAAAGAGAATATTGATTTAAGCTTAACTATAGATTGttttacttacctatattGTTAGGCAAAGACTGTAATCaccaaatattttgtattgtagcAATCGATCTCTAGAAATAGTATATatgccatattttttattattatgattagcTATTTTCAGTCATTGACATTAATTACCACATCTAGTCTTTCATTTTCACATCTCGTCTTGTTTGAGGAGTGGGCGGCTGACCGCGGGGGTGAGGACGCGGACGCGGGGCGCGGGTGCAGCAATCAGCTAACCGGATCAACTGGATGCAAACACAATTGATAGCGTGACGCCGCGCAAAAGTGCATTGAATCCTACCAACTTTGTTACTCGGCATCCTAGTTGAACGGCGAAAGAAGCTACGACTCAACGCGACAATAtcaaatgtttgtatgtatttatgtaaggCGTATGTTAccgtcaaaaataaaacacatagcATCATATCGCCTCTTGCAGCGTTTTGCGTTCATTTAGAACGCTGACACTGCCCAGTTTACGTTTGATTTGTCTAACATCGCTCTCATAACAAAGGAATTTGACAAAGAGGTACGTCATACTTCCAATCAAATTTGCTTTTTGGGTCTTCTGTGCAATCGAAATCATTTGTAGCATGTTCCCAATAATGCATATAAGCTTTAAATGAAAGttcaaaattcataaaattgagaTCTTTTATCAGTTACCTACGggtataatttgtatattttttattttcaatttgtgtATTATAAGGCATATCTGtacgatttttattaaaatgaattttgcTTTTAATCTGTCATCGGAACAAAGTAATTTGGTTTGTACTCTTAGTAACGCGTGAAGGTGAATGTTATCTGTGTTAGCTGTAAAGTGTTTATAAAGATTTACGACAACACGTGCATTGCACATTGACTTCTCTTTAGTaaacatacgagtatattctTAAGTTTGAACAATTGAAAGATTCAATTTATCTTCGGCTGTCACCTTTGTAATTGGCAATGAATGGGACCTTTATTAAAATGCAGTTTTAATTTCTCAGAATCACTTCTTTATCTCGACATctctacatacatatttacattatatgaCCATACAATGCCATTTCTCAATATTTACTGTACAAttctcaataataaatattttatcttacaatatttacaatctACAATTTCTAATTGTCTTTTAACAATGTGATCAGTAATCAGtctatattcaataattatgaaaatctATACAAACATCGCACGTTGTTTATCACTAACGCTGTAATGTAGAtcaagtatataaaattatcttaatgATAAGCTTGAACACATTcgcaataaaaacaacaactgtctaattaacatttttacattctcAAAATTCATATCGCACAGAAGCCATAAACCTACATATAATATCTAACAATAAATATCTGATTTATCTATAATTCTTTTATActctataatatttacaagctCATAGTTTTATCACATTTCAACAACACCGCTCACCGAAGcggatattattatttaaatcgaaCACTAGTACTAAAAAAGTCAATATGGCCGCCACACTGATTTATGTGTCCCTATCGTGCCGTTGTTGATTTTGGTTGACGTTGGACTCGTCGATAATATTCTTGTGGTCCTTTGAGAAGGTGCCTTTAGTTCGTTGCGCACTCGAGGCCGGTCAGATACTGTCGAATCAGCGGCTTGGACTCGTTTCATCTCTTGAAGCTCAACATTTGCTGGTCGCGTCGGATGGAACGCAGACTTGACCACCTCAATTGGTTCTTCATCAGATTCATCAGATATCGTGGCGTCGTGTACTGAGTTGACTTCTGACTTCGTATCTGCCTTTGATCTGTCAGGGCTTGCGTTGTTTATGCTACGAGGACTACTTTGTCTACTACTGGTAGGCGATAATCGAGCGCTCGATGTATCCATTGAAGACATATTACTCTGGAGATGCCTCAATGCGTCGTATGGGTTCATTCCATTTTTCATTGACAGTTCAGGTGGTAATGACTTCAGGGCCATCTCAGCAGGATGTGGAGGGAAAGGCAGCAGTCCATTTGGTGGTAAGAAGGCACCAGGAGGAGGAAGCAATCCTCCTGGTGGTAAATTGGCTATCGCTGGTGGGAACGGGAATAGATCTGATCCCGGAATTGCAACTGGAGGAGTTGTGATGGGCGCCACACCACCTGTAGACAAAAGAAATCAAGagttaatacatattttatgaactttTTACTGTAGCTACCGTTGTCTGAT from Plodia interpunctella isolate USDA-ARS_2022_Savannah chromosome 14, ilPloInte3.2, whole genome shotgun sequence carries:
- the LOC128675587 gene encoding segmentation protein Runt-like, whose protein sequence is MHLPHASPPAPSMADVYSHIHEYYRQSHGELVQTGSPAVLCSALPGHWRSNKSLPVAFKVVALDDVQDGTLVTIKAGNDENVMAELRNCTAVMKNQVAKFNDLRFVGRSGRGKSFSLTITISTFPSQVATYIKAIKVTVDGPREPRTKQNYGYGHPGAFSPFLLNPGWLDAAYLNYAWADYFRPPQQTALVKGGVAPITTPPVAIPGSDLFPFPPAIANLPPGGLLPPPGAFLPPNGLLPFPPHPAEMALKSLPPELSMKNGMNPYDALRHLQSNMSSMDTSSARLSPTSSRQSSPRSINNASPDRSKADTKSEVNSVHDATISDESDEEPIEVVKSAFHPTRPANVELQEMKRVQAADSTVSDRPRVRNELKAPSQRTTRILSTSPTSTKINNGTIGTHKSVWRPY